In Candidatus Flexicrinis affinis, the following proteins share a genomic window:
- a CDS encoding PAS domain S-box protein, with protein sequence MSHFANTDDPAAYPLSIETRQALAEEANRRGLSQDALVRRLLADAHDTESQSQLLAKAPEPLVITDMNGLIVYANPAFDTLLGYPVGGTRGMSTYDLLDPADAQNARVARDKVPTGGARLVEFTGTYVRRDGASRVIHWVSQVESGRIYSVGRDVTDIQVLQDEMMAMQETVRMRMYEFRALVENNPDWVARLGRDHHVLYVNASMADALSLPPETLVGRALRGISFGIDFELAVQLEQALNAVLDSGQTLTFEFNAESHDGAEHTYEARLVPEFAPDERIASVLMIAHDITRQRELESELRERETWFRGIVESQVDLVSRFTSDLTLVFVNDAYCRYFGGKPEDYVGRSILDLEDPKTHNTIKRNMQDLLNQPGPLVQEFKSYWPDGRERWIQWVSTGIRGADGIGLYQSVGRDVTAQRQLEAELRERETWYRGIVESQIDLVSRHTTDGTLIFVNDAYCKYFGREREEILGRSYMEIEPESNHAELRRHLANMAARPGLHIEAHRTSNADGRDRWVQWVSYAFADDDGKVTMIQSVGRDITDLKQTERTLRDSEERFRLIFETVSEGIILIDPLGRIRLVNRTIEERCGMARADLANRNVGWLFTETARKLVLDAINRTLTTNETIVLANEDLLEARTVGGELYPVELSMVPLTLSGAPMVICLVRDITGRRQLEQQRLINRALEVELEKERELIDLKQRFTHMVTHEFRLPLTVIQSTIDIVLNYADRLSQEKLADRLDIVAKQAQRMNDLLEDALTYSRGEAVRVKLTPEQIDLVASARTAIDDLSAADNASHRITLDAPEPVFYVLTDQRMLEHILTNLIGNAIKYSPAGSDIVVQIRRDGDDATISVTDRGIGIPDSDVSRIFQPFHRGQNVGSRSGSGLGLPIVKQSLDALGGEIHVKTQVGKGTTFTVRIPAAAASD encoded by the coding sequence ATGTCCCATTTTGCCAACACGGACGACCCCGCCGCATATCCTTTATCGATTGAGACCCGACAGGCGCTTGCCGAAGAGGCAAATCGCCGGGGGCTGTCTCAGGATGCGCTTGTGCGCCGCCTGTTGGCCGACGCGCACGACACTGAGTCGCAGTCTCAACTTCTCGCCAAAGCCCCCGAACCGCTGGTCATCACCGACATGAACGGGCTGATCGTCTACGCTAACCCCGCCTTTGATACGCTGTTGGGTTATCCTGTCGGCGGCACTCGTGGGATGAGCACGTACGATTTACTCGATCCCGCCGATGCGCAAAATGCACGTGTCGCTCGTGACAAGGTGCCGACAGGCGGAGCCCGACTCGTGGAGTTCACCGGAACCTACGTGCGGCGCGATGGGGCGTCGCGTGTCATCCACTGGGTCTCGCAGGTCGAAAGCGGCCGGATCTACTCGGTCGGGCGCGATGTCACGGACATCCAAGTCCTGCAAGACGAGATGATGGCGATGCAGGAGACTGTCCGGATGCGCATGTACGAGTTTCGTGCGCTGGTTGAGAATAACCCCGACTGGGTCGCACGGTTGGGACGCGACCACCACGTCCTGTACGTGAACGCCTCGATGGCCGACGCGCTGAGCCTGCCGCCGGAAACACTGGTCGGGCGCGCCCTGCGCGGCATCTCGTTTGGCATCGATTTCGAGTTAGCCGTCCAGCTCGAACAGGCGCTCAACGCCGTGCTGGACAGCGGCCAGACCCTCACCTTCGAATTCAACGCCGAGTCGCACGACGGGGCCGAACACACGTACGAGGCACGTCTCGTCCCGGAATTTGCGCCGGACGAGCGAATCGCAAGCGTGTTGATGATCGCGCACGACATCACGCGGCAGCGCGAACTGGAGTCCGAACTGCGCGAGCGCGAGACGTGGTTCCGCGGCATCGTCGAAAGCCAGGTCGATCTGGTCTCGCGCTTTACGTCCGACCTGACGCTGGTTTTCGTCAACGACGCGTACTGTCGCTACTTCGGCGGCAAGCCCGAAGACTACGTCGGACGCAGCATCCTCGACCTCGAGGACCCCAAGACGCACAATACCATCAAGCGCAATATGCAGGATTTGCTCAATCAACCCGGGCCATTGGTTCAGGAGTTCAAGAGCTATTGGCCAGACGGCCGCGAACGCTGGATTCAGTGGGTATCGACCGGTATTCGAGGCGCGGATGGAATCGGGTTGTATCAATCGGTCGGCCGTGACGTCACCGCCCAGCGCCAGCTTGAAGCCGAATTGCGCGAGCGCGAGACGTGGTATCGCGGCATCGTGGAGAGCCAGATCGATCTGGTCTCACGCCACACGACCGACGGGACGCTGATCTTCGTCAACGACGCCTACTGCAAGTACTTCGGCAGAGAGCGCGAGGAGATCCTCGGCCGCAGCTATATGGAGATCGAGCCGGAGAGCAACCACGCCGAACTCCGCCGCCATCTGGCGAATATGGCCGCGCGCCCCGGGCTGCACATCGAGGCCCATCGTACGTCCAACGCAGATGGACGCGACCGGTGGGTTCAGTGGGTGAGCTATGCCTTTGCTGACGATGACGGCAAGGTCACCATGATTCAGTCGGTGGGGCGCGACATCACCGACCTGAAGCAGACCGAGCGCACGCTGCGGGACAGCGAGGAGCGATTCAGGCTGATCTTCGAGACGGTGTCGGAAGGGATCATCCTGATCGACCCGTTGGGGCGCATTCGTCTGGTGAACCGAACGATCGAAGAGCGCTGCGGCATGGCGCGCGCCGATTTGGCCAACCGGAATGTCGGCTGGCTGTTCACCGAAACTGCGCGCAAGTTGGTGCTGGACGCGATCAATCGGACGCTGACCACCAATGAGACGATCGTCCTTGCCAACGAGGACCTGCTGGAAGCGCGCACGGTCGGCGGGGAGCTGTATCCGGTCGAACTGAGCATGGTGCCGCTTACCCTGTCCGGTGCACCGATGGTCATCTGTCTGGTCCGCGACATCACCGGGCGGCGGCAGCTCGAACAGCAGCGCCTGATCAACCGTGCGCTCGAGGTCGAGCTGGAAAAAGAGCGCGAGCTGATCGACCTCAAGCAGCGATTTACGCACATGGTCACGCATGAGTTCCGACTGCCGCTGACGGTCATTCAATCGACGATCGACATCGTGCTCAACTATGCGGACCGTTTGTCGCAGGAGAAGTTGGCCGATCGCCTCGATATCGTCGCCAAGCAGGCCCAGCGCATGAACGACTTGCTCGAGGACGCGCTGACGTACAGCCGTGGCGAAGCGGTGCGCGTCAAACTGACGCCAGAGCAGATCGACCTCGTTGCGTCTGCCCGCACGGCCATCGACGATCTTTCGGCCGCGGACAACGCCAGCCATCGCATAACGCTCGACGCGCCCGAGCCGGTGTTCTATGTGCTGACCGATCAACGAATGCTGGAACACATCCTGACCAACCTGATCGGCAACGCCATTAAATACTCGCCCGCGGGCAGCGACATTGTGGTGCAAATCCGCCGCGACGGCGACGATGCAACCATCTCCGTGACCGACCGTGGCATTGGTATTCCCGACAGCGACGTGTCGCGCATCTTTCAACCGTTCCACCGCGGGCAAAACGTCGGCTCGCGCAGCGGGTCGGGGCTGGGACTGCCGATCGTCAAGCAGAGCCTCGATGCGCTTGGCGGCGAGATCCACGTCAAAACGCAGGTCGGGAAGGGGACGACGTTTACGGTTCGTATACCGGCCGCAGCAGCGTCGGATTAA
- a CDS encoding DMT family transporter, with translation MERQAVPLRGVVMALATPVFLGVAPIFGKMALQAGADPFSVAALRTLTAIAVLWAVYAIFLRRFIFVSPAGVMGCVTIGIINGVGALCYYSGLGRLDAGLVQLINGMYLVVAVALAHYGGTRIDGRTLIRVGLAIAALVVLTGFGERRADFLGVGLMMGSAVMFAGTLVLSQYVLYEVPAQTMALYALTTMAVIVSMVWLAVGTGISAEAAGGAVAPIVILGITTALSRLAMYAGVKFLGGMQTAVMAVLEIAVALLLSALVLGERLTPAQWGGVALLFASLLLIRQRDLVARAYNPGAMILANMANEQFQRIAFHKAFGTVETNPDLAILQDMSPEELHAIQQMMGAEPGAIDPFPIAKSAALQATVTEVEGVIR, from the coding sequence GTGGAACGACAAGCTGTGCCCTTGCGCGGGGTGGTGATGGCCTTAGCGACTCCGGTATTTCTCGGTGTCGCCCCGATCTTCGGGAAGATGGCGCTGCAAGCCGGCGCCGACCCGTTCAGCGTGGCGGCCCTACGCACGCTGACCGCGATCGCCGTGTTGTGGGCCGTGTACGCCATTTTCCTGCGGCGGTTTATCTTCGTGTCGCCCGCCGGCGTGATGGGATGCGTGACGATCGGCATTATCAACGGCGTGGGCGCGTTGTGCTATTACAGCGGGCTTGGCCGGTTGGACGCTGGACTGGTGCAGCTCATCAACGGGATGTATCTGGTCGTGGCGGTCGCGCTTGCGCATTACGGTGGCACGCGCATCGACGGCCGCACGCTGATTCGTGTCGGGCTGGCGATCGCTGCGCTCGTCGTTCTGACCGGCTTTGGCGAACGGCGAGCGGATTTCCTCGGTGTCGGCCTAATGATGGGCAGCGCCGTCATGTTCGCCGGCACGCTGGTGCTCAGCCAGTACGTGTTGTACGAAGTCCCGGCGCAAACCATGGCGCTCTACGCGCTTACGACCATGGCGGTGATCGTCTCGATGGTATGGCTGGCGGTGGGTACCGGCATCAGCGCCGAGGCTGCTGGCGGGGCGGTCGCGCCGATCGTCATCCTCGGCATCACGACGGCGCTCAGCCGCCTTGCCATGTATGCCGGCGTCAAATTCCTCGGCGGCATGCAAACGGCGGTCATGGCGGTGTTGGAGATCGCCGTGGCGCTGCTGCTGTCGGCGTTGGTTCTGGGTGAACGGCTGACACCGGCGCAGTGGGGCGGGGTCGCCCTGCTGTTCGCGTCGCTGCTGCTCATCCGCCAGCGCGATCTGGTCGCGCGCGCCTACAATCCCGGCGCGATGATCCTTGCCAACATGGCGAACGAGCAGTTCCAGCGTATCGCATTCCACAAGGCGTTCGGCACGGTGGAGACCAACCCCGACTTGGCGATCCTTCAAGATATGTCGCCGGAGGAACTGCACGCCATTCAGCAGATGATGGGCGCGGAACCGGGCGCGATCGACCCGTTCCCGATCGCCAAATCGGCCGCGTTGCAAGCGACCGTCACCGAGGTCGAAGGCGTGATTCGATAG
- a CDS encoding glycosyltransferase family 39 protein, which produces MRRSSLIVLALALTAFACSLIVSRTVFERVPHLEDEVAYLFQAKVFARGQATAPLAEPSGAYWQPFVIDDTARGVRFGKYPPGWPLLLGIGVMLGLPAVVNAALAALTVVVAYRIGREGFTETAGIYAAALLTFSPMALLLNATLMAHTAGLLCASLFIWAYLRMSRAGPRRWIWGLAGGLSLGLLAATRPLSAVAVAMPFIIWSSLRLLHAIRAGQYRHAIPLFVLAGGALLTAALVPVYNAAATGDPTANLYTLVPGWEYDRIGFGPDIGRNGHTLTKGIQFARYDLSLTAADLFGWQLGGWDEMLSEWVVGIAPDGMVADSWWPVVGVGWLLVPIGLLVALRRDWAYLWVLAGVLWVLLVDRFLFDAPELWAAVMIVWALLPLIWIGRRPDSIDRAQAGWLLFGMLFALIAAHTAYWIGSQRYGTRYYAEGLSAAAVLAALPLAALTARGGLWRWAVPIAFAAALGWSVLGYSAPRIDALRGFNRVTAEVIAGVEARRESPETPVLVLVTGRDARWRTRAALWTVASPFLDSDTELALVNETSPQDRALILARFPGRQVIEMGTQTHDLWFVDMCDADGCPLANPPVNPTLLRPVYEP; this is translated from the coding sequence ATGCGGCGTTCCTCTCTGATTGTCCTCGCCCTCGCCTTGACCGCCTTCGCGTGCAGCCTGATCGTCAGCCGCACGGTATTCGAACGCGTCCCGCACCTCGAAGACGAGGTCGCGTACCTGTTCCAAGCCAAAGTCTTCGCCCGCGGGCAGGCCACTGCGCCGCTGGCCGAGCCGTCCGGCGCGTACTGGCAGCCCTTCGTCATCGACGACACGGCGCGCGGCGTTCGGTTCGGCAAGTATCCGCCGGGGTGGCCGCTGCTGCTGGGGATTGGCGTCATGCTCGGCCTGCCCGCCGTGGTGAACGCGGCGCTGGCGGCGCTGACGGTCGTCGTCGCCTATCGCATCGGCCGCGAAGGCTTCACCGAGACGGCCGGCATCTACGCCGCCGCGCTGCTCACGTTCTCTCCCATGGCGCTGCTGCTCAACGCGACGTTGATGGCGCACACTGCCGGCCTATTGTGCGCGTCGCTGTTCATTTGGGCGTATCTGCGCATGTCCCGCGCCGGCCCACGCCGCTGGATATGGGGTCTCGCCGGCGGGCTCAGCCTCGGGCTGTTGGCGGCCACCCGGCCGTTAAGCGCGGTCGCAGTAGCAATGCCATTCATCATCTGGAGCAGCCTGCGCCTGCTGCACGCAATCCGCGCCGGGCAGTACCGGCACGCGATTCCGCTGTTCGTACTCGCCGGCGGCGCGCTGCTCACAGCCGCGCTCGTGCCCGTGTACAACGCGGCTGCCACCGGCGACCCTACCGCCAATCTGTATACGCTGGTGCCGGGCTGGGAGTACGATCGCATCGGCTTCGGCCCGGACATCGGACGCAACGGCCACACGCTCACCAAAGGCATCCAGTTCGCGCGCTATGACCTCTCGCTCACCGCCGCCGACCTGTTCGGCTGGCAGTTGGGCGGCTGGGACGAAATGTTGAGCGAATGGGTGGTCGGCATCGCGCCGGACGGGATGGTCGCGGACTCGTGGTGGCCGGTGGTCGGCGTTGGCTGGCTCCTCGTGCCGATCGGTCTGCTGGTGGCGCTGCGGCGCGACTGGGCGTATCTGTGGGTATTGGCCGGCGTGTTGTGGGTGCTGCTGGTCGACCGCTTCCTGTTCGACGCGCCGGAATTGTGGGCTGCGGTGATGATCGTGTGGGCGCTGCTGCCGCTGATCTGGATTGGACGCCGGCCCGACTCCATTGACCGTGCGCAGGCCGGATGGCTGCTGTTCGGCATGCTGTTCGCGCTGATCGCCGCGCACACCGCCTATTGGATCGGATCGCAGCGGTACGGCACGCGCTATTACGCCGAGGGACTAAGCGCGGCCGCGGTACTGGCGGCGCTTCCGCTGGCGGCGCTGACCGCACGCGGCGGCCTGTGGCGGTGGGCCGTGCCTATCGCGTTCGCCGCCGCACTGGGCTGGTCCGTGCTGGGTTACTCGGCCCCGCGAATCGACGCGCTGCGCGGCTTCAACCGTGTGACCGCCGAGGTCATCGCGGGGGTCGAGGCGCGCCGCGAATCGCCCGAAACGCCCGTGCTGGTTCTGGTTACCGGGCGCGACGCCCGCTGGCGGACGCGTGCCGCCCTGTGGACGGTCGCCAGCCCGTTTCTGGATAGCGACACCGAATTGGCGCTCGTCAACGAAACATCGCCGCAGGACCGCGCCCTGATCCTCGCGCGTTTCCCGGGCCGGCAGGTGATCGAGATGGGTACGCAGACCCACGATCTCTGGTTTGTCGATATGTGCGATGCAGACGGCTGCCCGCTGGCGAACCCGCCGGTTAATCCGACGCTGCTGCGGCCGGTATACGAACCGTAA
- a CDS encoding sulfatase, producing the protein MPTRPNLLVILLDTMRRDRLSLYGHSVSTSPALDSFAESAVVYDRAISPAQWTIPAHASMFTGVYPTTHDLTEADRVLPAELPTAAELLRDSDYHTVGFCNNPLVGVLDHGLIRGFDAFYNYAGAAVNRPFERQRGAPVDHAVRRWRTFARAAGNQFAQREWLFRVSLHPLFTPVWTRLVNYKGSSQNSVDDLIGYMQKHRAGRSARPPLFAFLNLMGTHLPYRPPQDVLDSIAPRLSAAEYRFVASFNADAARWASPVEAPLEDWQTAALETFYDAEIRAQDRALHRLFDYLRASRALSDTVVIVTADHGEGHGDHGYFGHSFVVNHELTHVPLVIRHPDDTRNGTRSDEVVSTRRVFHTLLDGAGIDMPGNRATIRPADLSLLNDEAVDGPVFTEAFPPQAFLSVLRHRAPKLIHALSLTQVRRGIINGDLKLTTLADTPEALYDVHADPAETRDLLAERPDAVAELLSQLNSSVWNARRARCDLHALAEQAALTPAMMDSLRALGYIE; encoded by the coding sequence ATGCCTACCCGACCCAACCTGCTGGTCATCCTCCTTGATACTATGCGCCGCGACCGTTTGTCGCTGTACGGGCATTCCGTATCGACATCGCCGGCGCTCGACTCGTTTGCCGAGAGTGCCGTCGTCTACGACCGGGCGATTTCGCCGGCGCAGTGGACGATTCCGGCGCACGCCTCGATGTTCACCGGCGTCTACCCGACCACGCACGACCTGACCGAGGCCGATCGCGTGCTGCCCGCCGAGCTGCCGACCGCCGCCGAACTGCTGCGCGATTCGGACTATCACACGGTCGGCTTCTGCAACAATCCACTGGTCGGTGTGCTGGACCACGGTCTGATCCGCGGCTTCGATGCGTTCTACAACTACGCCGGCGCGGCGGTCAATCGCCCCTTCGAGCGCCAACGTGGCGCGCCGGTCGATCATGCCGTGCGCAGATGGCGGACGTTCGCGCGCGCGGCCGGTAACCAGTTCGCCCAGCGCGAATGGCTGTTTCGCGTGTCGCTGCATCCATTGTTCACGCCGGTGTGGACGCGCCTTGTCAACTACAAGGGCAGTTCGCAGAACTCGGTCGATGACCTGATCGGCTACATGCAGAAGCATCGTGCCGGCCGCTCCGCGCGACCGCCGCTGTTTGCCTTTCTCAACCTGATGGGAACGCACCTCCCGTACCGGCCCCCACAGGACGTACTGGATTCGATCGCGCCGAGGCTCAGCGCCGCGGAATACCGGTTTGTCGCCAGCTTCAACGCCGATGCCGCGCGTTGGGCCAGCCCGGTGGAGGCACCGCTCGAAGACTGGCAGACCGCCGCGCTCGAAACGTTCTACGACGCCGAAATCCGCGCGCAGGACCGCGCCTTGCACCGCTTGTTCGATTATCTGCGCGCCAGCCGGGCGCTCAGCGATACGGTCGTGATCGTCACCGCCGACCACGGCGAGGGCCACGGCGACCACGGATACTTCGGCCACAGCTTCGTCGTCAACCACGAGCTGACGCACGTCCCGCTGGTGATCCGTCACCCGGACGACACGCGAAACGGGACACGCTCGGACGAGGTGGTATCGACCCGGCGCGTGTTCCATACACTGCTTGACGGCGCGGGCATTGATATGCCGGGAAACCGGGCGACGATCCGCCCGGCCGACCTCAGCCTGCTCAACGACGAAGCCGTCGACGGCCCGGTCTTCACCGAAGCATTCCCGCCGCAGGCGTTCCTGTCGGTGCTGCGCCACCGCGCGCCCAAGTTGATCCATGCCCTGAGCCTGACACAGGTTCGACGCGGCATCATCAACGGTGACCTGAAGCTCACCACTTTGGCCGATACGCCGGAGGCGCTGTACGATGTGCACGCCGACCCGGCGGAAACGCGCGACCTGCTGGCCGAACGGCCGGATGCCGTGGCCGAGCTGCTCTCTCAGTTGAATTCGAGCGTGTGGAACGCGCGGCGGGCGCGCTGCGACCTGCACGCGCTCGCCGAACAAGCGGCCCTAACGCCGGCCATGATGGATAGTTTGCGCGCACTCGGGTACATCGAGTGA